A DNA window from Vespula vulgaris chromosome 18, iyVesVulg1.1, whole genome shotgun sequence contains the following coding sequences:
- the LOC127070399 gene encoding nucleolar GTP-binding protein 1: MVLYNFKKIAVVPTAKDFIDIILSKTQRKTPTVIHKNYKITRIRAFYTRKVKFTQQNFHDRLSQIIQDFPKLDDVHPFYADLMNILYDKDHYKLALGQINTARHLIDNVAKDYVRLLKYGDSLYRCKQLKKAALGRMATIMKRQASNLTYLEQVRQHLARLPSIDPYTRTIIICGFPNVGKSSFINKITRADVDVQPYAFTTKSLYVGHTDYKYLRWQVIDTPGILDHPLEQRNVIEMQAVTALAHLRAAVLYFCDISEQCGHTLEEQVKLFESIKPLFTNKPLLIVMNKVDVTRLEELPFEKREILKPLEADENVPVLEMSTLTDFGVMDVKTQTCDRLLAFRVDQKIKTKKVEGILNRLHVAQPVPRDEKIRAPCIPESVLRKKQAIADKVEQKRKLEKEIEEEMGDDYVLDLKKNYDIEGEQKYDIIPEIWEGHNIADYIDPEIFEKLNQLELEEHLREEAGMYDYKIPQLTETMREIIALAKQIRDKKIIMKDEARIQKASTKPVMPRTAAAKIRDRSVSKLKEQMEDLGIDMKNTENAHFTKKRSRSRSRSQIASKKMRIESVSLSRARSVSKPPRDETGVKDNAMKTKLKNIAHKALKKKIAKKGLKGEADRFIGTKMPKHLFSGKRGVGKTDRR, encoded by the exons ATGGTGCTGTATAACTTCAAAAAGATAGCCGTCGTCCCAACAGCGAAG gattttattgatataattttatcaaaaacaCAACGTAAAACTCCTACCGTTATTCATAAGAATTATAAGATCACAAGGATACGTGCGTTTTATACGCGTAAAGTTAAATTTACACAACAGAATTTTCATGATAGATTATCACAAATAATTCAAGATTTCCCTAAGCTCGACGATGTCCATCCGTTTTATGCAGACTTAATGAATATCTTGTACGACAAGGATCATTACAAATTAGCTCTTGGACAGATTAATACTGCACGCCATTTGATAGATAA TGTTGCTAAAGATTACGTTCGTTTATTGAAGTATGGTGATTCTTTATATCGATGCAAACAATTAAAGAAAGCAGCTTTAGGTCGTATGGCCACTATTATGAAAAGACAAGCTTCTAATTTGACTTATCTTGAACAAGTTCGTCAACATTTAGCTAGATTGCCAAGTATAGATCCTTATACACGCACGATTATTATTTGTGGATTTCCAAATGTTGGTAAAAGTAGTTTTATCAACAAA ATTACACGTGCCGATGTAGATGTTCAGCCGTATGCATTTACGACGAAATCGTTGTATGTAGGACATACAGATTACAAATACTTACGTTGGCAAGTAATAGACACACCTGGTATATTGGATCATCCGTTAGAACAGAGAAACGTAATAGAAATGCAAGCAGTTACAGCTCTTGCTCACTTGCGTGCAGCCGTACTTTATTTTTGTGACATATCTGAACAATGTGGACATACATTAGAAGAACAA GTTAAATTATTCGAATCTATCAAACCTTTGTTTACCAATAAGCCATTGTTAATCGTAATGAACAAGGTAGACGTCACACGCTTGGAAGAACTTCCATTTGAAAAACGCGAGATTTTGAAGCCATTAGAAGCGGATGAAAATGTGCCAGTATTAGAAATGAGTACTTTAACAGATTTTGGCGTTATGGATGTAAAAACACAAACGTGTGATCGTTTGCTAGCTTTCAGAGTCGATCAAAAGATCAAGACAAAGAAG gTGGAAGgtatattaaatcgattacaTGTTGCTCAACCGGTACcaagagatgaaaaaattcGAGCACCATGTATTCCAGAAAGTGTCTTACGCAAGAAGCAAGCTATAGCTGATAAGGtagaacaaaaacgaaaattggaaaaagaaatagaagaagagatggGTGATGATTATGTACTTGATTTGAAGAAGAATTACGATATCGAAGGTGAACAGAAATACGACATTATACCAGAAATCTGGGAAGGTCATAACATAGCGGATTATATTGATCCAGAAATATTCGAG aaattaaatcaattagaATTAGAGGAACATTTGAGAGAAGAAGCTGGTATGTACGATTACAAAATACCACAATTGACAGAAACTATGCGTGAGATCATAGCATTGGCTAAACAGATTCGTGATAAGAAGATAATCATGAAGGACGAAGCTCGTATACAAAAAGCATCTACAAAACCAGTTATGCCACGAACAGCTGCAGCAAAGATACGAGACAGATCTGTCTCGAAATTGAAAGAACAGATGGAAGACCTTGGGATTGATatgaaaaatacagaaaat GCACACTTTACAAAAAAGAGGAGTAGATCTAGATCACGTTCGCAAATAGCAAGTAAGAAAATGCGAATAGAGTCGGTATCATTATCAAGAGCACGTAGTGTTTCAAAACCGCCACGAGATGAAACGGGTGTTAAGGATAATGCT atGAAAACTAAGTTGAAAAATATAGCGCACAAggctttgaaaaagaagattgcAAAGAAGGGTCTTAAGGGAGAAGCAGACAGATTTATTGGCACTAAAATGCCTAAACACTTGTTCTCTGGTAAAAGAGGAGTTGGCAAGACAGAcaggagataa